In Desulfovermiculus halophilus DSM 18834, the DNA window ACGGAGATCTATCGAGGGGCGGAGTATGTCGTTGATTTCATACCCAAAATCCAAGTGGAGGTGGTGGTCGCGGATGAACGGGTAGAGGATGTGGTCCAGGCTGTTCAGAAAGCTGCAAAGACGGGAAAGATCGGAGACGGCAAGATCTTTATTTCCCCGGTTGAAGAGTGTGTGCGGATCAGAACCGGAGAACGAGGCGAAAATGCCCTGTAGCTCGGAAGTGTCCAACGTGTTTTCACCGCTCTTAGCCGATTTGCGGGACAAGAGGGATCGCTTTGCTCAGGCCTGCAGCAAGGATGTCGTGGGCATTGCCGGGGCGCGGGGTTATGCCCAGGAGTGCATACGTTCCATGCAGGCACATATCGGGGGCCTGGCAAAGCCTGCACCAGAGTGGTTTCTGACAGCTGTTGGGGGGTTGGGACGCAAAGAGGTCAGCTTTCTCTCAGACGTGGATCTTCTTTTTGTCTATTCCAAGCGCTTACCGCCGTTTTTGCATAGTGTGATTCAAGACCTGGTACAGGCTCTGTGGGATGGAGGGTTTGAACTGGGGCATACGGTCTGCTCCCGGTCCGGGCTGAGGCAACTGATGCGAAATGACTTTTCGGTCCTGACCACCTGCCTGGAATCGCAGTTCATTGCCGGGGATCGGGAAATGTACGCCGGATGGCGAAAGGAGGTGCTGAACAGCTTTGGCAACCGCCGGAAGCGACAATGTCTGGAAACCATTCAAGCCGCGCGGGGCAAAAGAGGGGAGCAACAGGCCAAAAGCATTTACCTCCTGGAGCCGAATATAAAGGACGGGCTGGGCGGGCTGCGGGATCTGCACGCCCTGCGCTGGTGCGGCACGATCTTTGAGCACAACCCCAGCATGCGGCACTTGTTGGACAGGGGGTACATCGACGAGACAGAACACGCATGGCTGGAGCAGGCCCGGGATTTCTTGTGGCGGGTCAGACTGCAGCTGCACGTGATCAGTCCCCGGCGCCTGGATCAGCTGATCATCCAATATCAGCCGGAGGTGGCCGCCAGGCTCGGATTTGAGGACAACCAGTCCGGAGGACGGGCCGTGGAGGGCTTTATGCGCTCCTATTACCGGTATACGGCCAGGGTCCGGAGGGTGACCGACTTTTTGCTCGAAACACTGAGCTTGGACCTTTGTCCGGCCAAAAATCAGCGCAAGCAGAAGGTTGTTTCCGGGCCGTTCGTGCTGGATGGAAATCATATTCGTTTTCACGATCCGTACATGGTGGCTTCAAATCCTGGGCTGCTCATGCATCTCTTCCGGCAGGCAGTTCAGCACCGGGCGCATTTTCACCACCAGACCGGGCAGGTCGTCCGCAACAATCTGGAGTGGTTTACAGACAGCTGGCGGAGGGATCCAGGGATCGTCTCGCAATTTTTCGACATTCTTCTTGCCCCCGCCATGGCCTATCCGGTGCTGAAAGTCATGCTGGAAACCGGCTTTTTGGAGACATTCATTCCGGAGATGGCCCCCCTGCGCTACCGGGTCCAATACGATGCCTACCATCTATACACAGTTGACGAGCATCTGCTGCGCACAGTCAGAGAGCTGCATGTCATTTTGGCCGGGGATGATCCGGACGCCTTGCCCAGTGAGTTCAGCATGCAGTGGCTGGGCGAGGTGCTGCCCACCCGGCGGGTCCTGTTTTTGGCCGCTTTAATCCACGATATCGGCAAGGGCCATGGACACGGCCATGCCCAACGCGGGGCTCGGATGGCCGTGGAGATCGGAACCAGGCTGGGCCTTGCTGAAAGCGAGCTTTTTCTGCTGGTTTTCTTGGTTGATCAGCATCTGCTGTTGGCAGATACGGCTTTGAAACGGGACTTGGCCGAAGAAAAGCCGATAGAAGAGTGTGCCTTGAACATCAAAGATACCCAGCGGCTGGCCGCCCTGTATTTGCTGACAGTAGCAGATTCCAAGGCGACCGGACCGCAGGTGTACACCATCTGGAGAAGGGCCCTGATCATTGAGCTCGGCCTGAAGGTGAAGCATCTCTTGGAGCAGGACGATTGGCAGGGGAGCGACATATCCAGCCGGGTGCAGGGGGTCAGGGACGCAGTTTCCAGCCTGCTGGAGACCGACCCGGTGCATGGGCAGGTAATGCAGTGGCTGGAGAAGCTCTCCTTGCGCTACATCTTGACCCAGCCGGCTGAGGCCGTGGTCAAGCACTACTTTCTGGAACAGGAACTGGTGGAGAAGTCGGTGATCTTCAAGGTGAAGGCCCTGTCGCCCGACATCTGGGAGCTGACCCTGCTGACCCCTGATCTGCCCAATCTGTTCGATTATCTGACCGGGGTGCTGTGGGCCAATGGGGTGAATATCGTTTCTGCCGACATCCATACCCGGAGCTATGGTGTAGCGGTGGACGAGCTGCTAGTGGACCAGATCCCGGATCCGCTGCATCCGGAGAAGATTTGGGACCGGGTGCACAGGGATCTGGAAGAGGTTCTCGGCGGTCGACAAAGCCTGGAGAAGTACATGGCGGACAAGAATCCGGGCCGTCCTTTTGGGCAGCTGCCGGTTGTCAGCGCAGAAGACCGGGTGGTTATCAACGAGCAGGCATCTGATTTTTATACCGTTATCGAGGTCTACACTTGGGAGCGACCGGGAGTGCTGCACACCATATCCAAGGCCCTGCACTGCTTTGATCTCTCCATCCAGGTGGCCAAAATCACCACCCCGGGGGCCCAGGTGGTAGACGTCTTCTATCTGACTGATGCAACCGGAGGGAAGATAAAAGATCCGGACAAGCACGAGCAGATACGCACCCACATTTTGTCCTCCCTCCAGAAGTGCTGACAATGCGATCCTTGGACGCAGCCTATGGGTTTGTAAGGTTTGCAGATTCTTATCTCTGAAGTTCCGCTTCCAGTCTTCAAGAGCCTTCCATCTCCTGTGGTCATAAGCCAAGATGTCCTCTGGATCAGACAAGGGAACAAAAATGTGACTCTTTGACACAGAAAGTGGAATAGCACACAGAAGAGATGGCAAACTCCAAAAATCCACAGGCTACGTCGAAGAACCAAAAATGTTCTTGTTCTGTAACCCATTGAAAACTCTGGGCTGAGGTGGGCAGGCGAGGTGTTGTGTGCTGATTGGGAGGGGATGGGGATACCGAATGAAG includes these proteins:
- a CDS encoding P-II family nitrogen regulator; the encoded protein is MKRVVAIIKPFKLDDVKDALSEIGVKGMSVAEIRGFGRQKGHTEIYRGAEYVVDFIPKIQVEVVVADERVEDVVQAVQKAAKTGKIGDGKIFISPVEECVRIRTGERGENAL
- the glnD gene encoding [protein-PII] uridylyltransferase — translated: MPCSSEVSNVFSPLLADLRDKRDRFAQACSKDVVGIAGARGYAQECIRSMQAHIGGLAKPAPEWFLTAVGGLGRKEVSFLSDVDLLFVYSKRLPPFLHSVIQDLVQALWDGGFELGHTVCSRSGLRQLMRNDFSVLTTCLESQFIAGDREMYAGWRKEVLNSFGNRRKRQCLETIQAARGKRGEQQAKSIYLLEPNIKDGLGGLRDLHALRWCGTIFEHNPSMRHLLDRGYIDETEHAWLEQARDFLWRVRLQLHVISPRRLDQLIIQYQPEVAARLGFEDNQSGGRAVEGFMRSYYRYTARVRRVTDFLLETLSLDLCPAKNQRKQKVVSGPFVLDGNHIRFHDPYMVASNPGLLMHLFRQAVQHRAHFHHQTGQVVRNNLEWFTDSWRRDPGIVSQFFDILLAPAMAYPVLKVMLETGFLETFIPEMAPLRYRVQYDAYHLYTVDEHLLRTVRELHVILAGDDPDALPSEFSMQWLGEVLPTRRVLFLAALIHDIGKGHGHGHAQRGARMAVEIGTRLGLAESELFLLVFLVDQHLLLADTALKRDLAEEKPIEECALNIKDTQRLAALYLLTVADSKATGPQVYTIWRRALIIELGLKVKHLLEQDDWQGSDISSRVQGVRDAVSSLLETDPVHGQVMQWLEKLSLRYILTQPAEAVVKHYFLEQELVEKSVIFKVKALSPDIWELTLLTPDLPNLFDYLTGVLWANGVNIVSADIHTRSYGVAVDELLVDQIPDPLHPEKIWDRVHRDLEEVLGGRQSLEKYMADKNPGRPFGQLPVVSAEDRVVINEQASDFYTVIEVYTWERPGVLHTISKALHCFDLSIQVAKITTPGAQVVDVFYLTDATGGKIKDPDKHEQIRTHILSSLQKC